From the Marinomonas sp. THO17 genome, one window contains:
- the arsB gene encoding ACR3 family arsenite efflux transporter has protein sequence MGLFERYLTVWVGLAILVGMLLGSLIPNTFAVIASMEYAKVNLVIAVLIWLMIYPMMVQVDFSAIKNVGKQTKGLSLTIVINWLVKPFSMALLGWLFFKGLFADWVDPQTANEYIAGMILLGVAPCTAMVFVWSQLTKGDANYTLIQVSINDVIMIFAFAPIAGFLLGATDIHVPWDTLLASVVLYVLIPLIAGAITRKRLDKANDHSQLNGFLSKMKPWSIIGLIATVVLLFGFQSETILAKPQAILLIAIPLLIQTYGIFAIAYWLAKKFKLPHKEAAPASLIGTSNFFELAVAVAISLFGLQSGAALATVVGVLVEVPVMLSLVWFANRTRHWFA, from the coding sequence ATGGGATTATTTGAACGTTATTTAACTGTCTGGGTTGGACTGGCAATCCTAGTCGGCATGCTATTGGGTAGCCTTATTCCGAACACCTTTGCAGTCATTGCCAGCATGGAATACGCCAAGGTCAACTTGGTCATCGCCGTACTGATCTGGCTGATGATTTACCCTATGATGGTGCAAGTAGACTTTTCGGCCATCAAAAATGTCGGTAAACAAACCAAAGGCTTGTCCTTAACTATAGTCATAAACTGGTTAGTGAAACCTTTTTCGATGGCTTTATTAGGCTGGTTGTTTTTCAAAGGCTTATTTGCAGATTGGGTCGATCCCCAAACCGCCAACGAATACATTGCCGGTATGATTTTACTCGGCGTGGCACCTTGTACGGCCATGGTCTTTGTCTGGAGCCAACTCACCAAAGGCGACGCTAATTACACTCTCATTCAGGTGTCAATCAACGATGTCATTATGATTTTCGCCTTTGCTCCGATTGCAGGTTTCCTACTTGGCGCAACCGACATTCATGTGCCATGGGACACATTACTGGCTTCTGTGGTGCTCTATGTACTGATTCCATTGATTGCGGGGGCCATCACACGTAAAAGGTTGGACAAAGCCAACGATCACTCCCAATTAAATGGCTTTCTTAGCAAGATGAAGCCTTGGTCTATCATAGGTCTCATCGCAACTGTGGTGCTCTTATTTGGCTTTCAATCAGAAACCATTCTAGCCAAACCTCAAGCCATTCTATTAATCGCCATTCCATTGCTGATTCAAACCTATGGCATTTTTGCCATCGCCTATTGGTTGGCAAAAAAATTCAAATTACCCCACAAAGAAGCGGCACCGGCCAGTTTGATTGGTACCTCTAATTTCTTTGAATTGGCCGTCGCAGTGGCGATTTCTTTGTTTGGTCTGCAATCTGGTGCGGCCTTAGCGACAGTCGTCGGTGTGTTGGTCGAAGTACCAGTGATGTTGTCCTTGGTTTGGTTTGCCAATCGCACCCGACATTGGTTTGCATAA
- the aroQ gene encoding type II 3-dehydroquinate dehydratase, whose protein sequence is MASIMVLNGPNLNLLGTREPAQYGYETLADVEQMCEQAAAALGYQVECHQSNHEGALIDWIHQAGQKVKSGELLGVVFNPGAYTHTSIALHDAIKGADVPVMEVHISNVHARESFRHHSYVSPVASGIVVGMGVQGYVLAIQGLVHKYQAKGA, encoded by the coding sequence ATGGCAAGCATCATGGTGCTTAATGGTCCAAATTTAAATTTGTTAGGAACCCGTGAGCCTGCGCAATATGGTTATGAAACCCTAGCGGATGTTGAACAAATGTGTGAGCAAGCGGCAGCGGCTTTGGGTTATCAAGTAGAATGTCACCAGTCTAACCATGAAGGTGCTCTAATAGACTGGATTCATCAGGCTGGTCAGAAAGTGAAGTCGGGTGAATTATTAGGTGTGGTGTTTAATCCGGGGGCCTATACTCATACCTCCATAGCACTTCATGATGCCATCAAGGGAGCGGATGTTCCTGTGATGGAAGTGCATATCTCGAATGTTCATGCTCGTGAGTCTTTTCGTCACCATTCCTACGTTTCCCCAGTCGCCAGCGGCATAGTGGTAGGAATGGGGGTGCAAGGTTATGTGCTTGCTATTCAGGGGCTGGTTCACAAATATCAGGCCAAAGGTGCATAA
- a CDS encoding AEC family transporter, translated as MEVVLEVTAPIFLLVLIGFLAVRFGLIASEALSGLSRFVLYLALPALIFVNLSVMDIHEVFHPSYMLVYALGGIGSFFITVLIAAKMLRQNWIRSGVMGVGATMSNSAFIGFPVLLQFFDEPMTQAFAMALMVENIILLPVCLIFIETLVGHQKRSQKHHSVGLWRVVSKRIVGNPLLIALSAGLVFSLFDLPMPSFAQQSLEFLAAGAAPTALVVIGGALVGVSIKGQFSPILLVAIGKLLIFPLLVVLLLNFTPNMAQSLKWSVILFAAMPMFSTYPIICGEYGERSFCASTLLFTTVLSFLTLSLLLRFMAVS; from the coding sequence ATGGAAGTGGTGTTAGAGGTAACGGCACCGATTTTTTTATTAGTTCTTATTGGTTTTCTGGCGGTTCGCTTTGGTTTAATCGCCAGCGAGGCGTTATCTGGTTTGAGCCGTTTTGTGCTTTATCTGGCATTGCCTGCCCTGATTTTTGTCAACTTGTCTGTGATGGACATACATGAGGTGTTTCATCCTAGCTATATGCTGGTGTATGCCTTGGGCGGCATAGGTTCTTTTTTTATCACTGTGTTGATCGCAGCAAAAATGCTGCGTCAGAACTGGATTCGCAGTGGTGTGATGGGCGTTGGGGCGACCATGTCAAACAGCGCCTTTATCGGTTTTCCGGTATTACTGCAGTTTTTTGATGAACCTATGACACAAGCCTTTGCAATGGCTCTGATGGTGGAAAATATAATACTGCTGCCCGTTTGTTTGATTTTTATCGAAACTCTGGTGGGGCATCAAAAGAGAAGTCAAAAACATCACTCTGTGGGCTTATGGCGAGTGGTTAGCAAGCGCATTGTCGGTAATCCTTTGCTCATTGCTTTAAGTGCAGGTTTGGTGTTTTCCCTGTTTGATTTGCCAATGCCAAGCTTTGCCCAGCAAAGTCTTGAATTTTTGGCGGCGGGAGCTGCGCCTACGGCTTTGGTGGTGATTGGTGGTGCCTTGGTGGGAGTGTCTATTAAAGGTCAGTTTTCTCCTATTTTGCTGGTCGCAATAGGGAAATTATTGATCTTTCCCTTGCTGGTGGTGTTATTACTCAATTTCACACCGAATATGGCGCAAAGCTTAAAATGGTCGGTCATCCTGTTTGCGGCTATGCCAATGTTCAGTACTTATCCCATTATTTGTGGTGAATATGGCGAACGAAGTTTTTGTGCCAGCACTTTATTGTTCACAACTGTGTTATCGTTTCTGACATTAAGTTTATTGTTACGCTTTATGGCAGTTAGTTAA
- a CDS encoding LysR family transcriptional regulator → MEASIPNLRHLRVFLAVTELKSITRASDSIFLSQPAITQAIAKLESSLGTLLFERHSDGMYPTASGEIWQKRVSRAINHIQTATQDIVKDNKDTAPKNLVALISTTQLRALVAVSEAQNFSIASRNLAVSQSSVHRAARDLERLLGVTLFEKNSLGTSATKAAQTLAKATKLAFSELRQGIHEINALQFKDVSTITIGSMPLARMTILPKSILRFNERHPDVNIKVTEGPYSDLLHHLRQGDIDIILGALRYPSPADDVIQEELWSPPLSIIARKDHPLLQHQQIDAQQLAQYSWVVPTEGTPTRQAFEDIFADAKIPLPARLVESSSQILIRELLLESDRLTLMSAHQVEREINIELLSVIPFPLEHTRRPIGLCVRKSWLPTLTQSHFLSLLREISEQVR, encoded by the coding sequence ATGGAAGCATCCATTCCAAACTTAAGGCACCTACGCGTGTTTTTGGCGGTGACCGAACTAAAGAGCATTACTCGCGCTTCAGACAGTATCTTTCTGTCACAACCAGCGATTACTCAGGCCATTGCTAAATTAGAATCCTCCCTAGGCACCTTGCTGTTTGAACGTCATTCAGACGGCATGTACCCAACCGCCTCAGGGGAAATTTGGCAAAAACGCGTCAGCCGCGCCATTAATCATATTCAAACAGCCACCCAGGACATAGTGAAAGATAACAAAGACACGGCACCCAAAAACCTAGTCGCTCTCATCAGCACCACCCAGTTACGTGCCTTAGTGGCAGTCAGTGAAGCGCAAAACTTCAGTATTGCTAGCCGTAATTTAGCTGTGTCTCAATCTTCTGTACATCGTGCCGCCAGGGACCTAGAACGTTTACTGGGTGTGACCCTTTTTGAAAAGAACAGTCTCGGCACGAGCGCCACCAAAGCTGCACAAACACTGGCTAAAGCCACCAAATTAGCTTTCAGTGAATTACGCCAGGGCATACACGAGATCAACGCCTTGCAATTTAAAGACGTGAGCACCATCACCATCGGCAGCATGCCATTGGCACGTATGACCATTTTACCCAAATCCATTTTGCGATTTAATGAACGACATCCAGATGTCAATATTAAAGTAACAGAAGGGCCTTATAGCGATTTACTTCACCATTTACGTCAAGGTGATATTGATATCATTTTGGGCGCCTTACGCTATCCATCACCGGCGGATGATGTGATTCAAGAAGAGCTTTGGTCACCCCCTTTGTCCATCATTGCTCGTAAAGATCATCCGTTACTTCAACACCAGCAGATCGACGCCCAACAATTGGCACAATATTCTTGGGTCGTACCCACAGAAGGCACACCGACTCGACAAGCCTTTGAAGACATTTTCGCTGATGCCAAGATTCCTTTACCAGCACGCTTGGTAGAGTCCAGTTCACAAATTTTAATCCGTGAATTATTGTTGGAAAGTGACCGTCTAACCCTAATGTCTGCACATCAAGTGGAGCGAGAAATTAATATTGAATTACTCAGCGTCATTCCTTTTCCATTAGAACATACGCGTCGTCCAATCGGACTATGTGTGCGAAAAAGCTGGCTTCCAACCCTCACACAGTCTCATTTTTTAAGCCTACTAAGGGAGATATCGGAGCAAGTACGTTAA
- a CDS encoding Gfo/Idh/MocA family oxidoreductase has translation MRICIAGASGAFGMKHMDAIAAIEGAEVTSVVGTKIDTIKAFAEERGVAHYTTDLAESLARDDVDAVILATPTQMHAAQTIQCLEAGKHVMSEIPMADNIEDARKVVDIKNETGLVAMAGHTRRFNPSHQWIHNKVQAGELKIQQMDVQTYFFRRSNKNALGKPRSWTDHLLWHHACHTVDLFQYQTGETATKVQAMQGPIHPELGIAMDMSIGMKVANGAICTLSLSFNNDGPFGTFFRYICDNGTYLARYDDLYDGNDNKIDLSGVAVSNNGIELQDREFIAAIQEGRAPNACVTQAIDAMETLHKLEQCLDD, from the coding sequence ATGAGAATTTGTATTGCAGGTGCCTCAGGCGCTTTTGGTATGAAACACATGGACGCCATCGCAGCGATTGAAGGCGCAGAAGTCACTTCCGTTGTGGGAACTAAAATCGATACCATTAAAGCTTTCGCTGAAGAACGCGGTGTCGCACACTACACAACAGACCTTGCCGAAAGTCTTGCCCGTGATGACGTAGACGCTGTCATTCTTGCTACCCCTACCCAAATGCATGCAGCACAAACCATCCAATGCCTTGAAGCTGGCAAGCATGTGATGTCTGAAATTCCTATGGCAGACAATATTGAAGACGCGCGTAAAGTCGTCGACATCAAAAACGAAACCGGGTTGGTGGCTATGGCCGGTCATACCCGTCGCTTCAACCCTTCTCATCAGTGGATTCATAATAAAGTACAAGCGGGTGAACTCAAGATCCAACAAATGGATGTACAAACCTACTTTTTCCGCCGTTCCAATAAAAACGCCTTGGGCAAACCTCGTTCTTGGACAGATCATTTACTATGGCACCATGCTTGTCATACGGTGGATTTGTTCCAATATCAAACGGGCGAGACAGCAACTAAAGTGCAGGCCATGCAAGGGCCTATTCATCCTGAATTAGGCATTGCCATGGACATGAGCATAGGTATGAAGGTGGCAAATGGGGCCATTTGTACCTTGTCATTGTCATTCAATAACGATGGCCCATTTGGTACTTTCTTCCGTTACATTTGTGATAATGGCACTTATCTTGCGCGTTATGACGATTTATATGATGGCAATGACAATAAGATTGATCTCAGTGGCGTGGCCGTATCCAACAATGGTATTGAGTTACAAGATCGTGAATTCATTGCCGCTATTCAAGAAGGTCGTGCTCCAAATGCCTGTGTAACCCAAGCCATTGATGCTATGGAAACTTTGCACAAATTAGAGCAATGTCTGGACGACTAA
- a CDS encoding aldo/keto reductase, producing MSKHPHLSDPSIGLGCMNLSHAYGSPVPHEEAVKALQAAFDMGYRHFDTATLYGGGKNELLVGEALKERRNEFFLASKCGMAMVDGKKTINGRPENIRQQCEDSLQRLQTDYIDLYYLHRLDPEVAIEESVGTLGDLVKEGKIGSVGLSEVSADTLKKAHSEFPITALQSEYSLWTRNPEIATLATCNELDIHFVAFSPLARGFLTGSLMDASQLEAKDIRNNMPRFQTEHYEHNLALLNDYLSLAKDIGCTPAQLALAWLKGKGNNIVPIPGTRSVQHMKDNLEAGQLILDKQQMALLDNMINQKNVSGPRYNAAQQKEIDTEEF from the coding sequence ATGTCAAAACATCCGCACCTATCCGACCCGAGTATTGGCCTTGGTTGCATGAACTTATCTCATGCTTATGGCTCACCCGTTCCTCATGAAGAAGCCGTAAAAGCATTACAAGCAGCATTTGACATGGGCTATCGTCATTTTGATACGGCAACTTTATACGGCGGAGGGAAAAATGAGCTGTTGGTAGGTGAGGCTTTAAAAGAGCGTCGCAACGAATTCTTCCTTGCCAGCAAGTGTGGTATGGCCATGGTGGATGGGAAAAAAACCATCAATGGCCGCCCTGAAAATATTCGCCAACAATGTGAAGACAGCTTGCAGCGTCTGCAAACCGATTACATAGACCTTTACTATTTACATCGTCTGGACCCAGAAGTTGCCATAGAAGAGAGTGTGGGAACCTTGGGGGATCTGGTTAAAGAAGGCAAAATTGGCTCAGTCGGCTTATCTGAAGTGTCAGCCGATACATTAAAAAAGGCACACAGTGAATTCCCCATTACCGCCTTACAATCTGAATACTCCTTGTGGACACGAAACCCAGAAATCGCCACCTTAGCGACTTGTAATGAATTGGATATCCACTTTGTGGCATTTAGTCCATTAGCGCGTGGCTTTCTAACAGGTTCGTTGATGGATGCTTCTCAACTAGAAGCAAAAGACATACGTAATAATATGCCTCGTTTCCAGACAGAACATTATGAACACAATTTAGCATTGCTTAATGATTATCTTTCTTTAGCGAAAGACATAGGCTGCACACCAGCGCAATTGGCTTTAGCTTGGTTAAAAGGAAAAGGCAATAATATTGTCCCAATTCCCGGTACTCGTTCGGTACAACATATGAAGGACAATCTAGAAGCTGGACAGTTAATATTGGACAAACAGCAAATGGCTTTACTAGACAATATGATCAACCAAAAAAACGTATCAGGTCCTCGCTATAATGCAGCTCAGCAAAAAGAGATTGATACCGAAGAATTTTAA
- a CDS encoding PAS domain-containing methyl-accepting chemotaxis protein, with translation MFFNKAKNEKLSSEKNSFSENVAFISAMNKFCATICFLPDGTIIEANQHFLNAVGYSLDEVKGQKHRMFCPEDVANSVEYQNFWPQLAAGHCQQGSFHRIKKNGDDLWIEATYFPIEQDGKIVKVVKIASDITAAKHAADSHKAVYDAINRSSATIEFEKDGTIITANDNFLKTMGINTVQDIIGTHHRQFCKEDFYQKNPNFWQELASGDFKSGRFERVNKQGETIWLEATYNPIFDDNGKVIKVLKVASDITARINEQLAIQHAAEVAHSTSVETAQVSENGARILQRTVEASNQIVSDIDASTKLIESLNHQSEEIAKIVTTIGSIADQTNLLALNAAIEAARAGEQGRGFAVVADEVRTLAARTSTSTVEIETMVAQNSDLTRQAKASMNKVSERSDESSRLIEEAAGIIQEILTGAEHVAGTVNKLLNENRD, from the coding sequence ATGTTTTTTAACAAAGCTAAAAATGAAAAATTATCATCAGAGAAAAATTCCTTCTCTGAAAATGTGGCCTTTATTTCAGCAATGAACAAATTCTGTGCCACCATATGTTTCCTTCCAGATGGCACCATCATCGAAGCAAACCAACACTTTCTCAACGCAGTGGGCTACAGTTTAGACGAAGTAAAAGGTCAAAAACACAGGATGTTTTGTCCAGAAGATGTGGCTAACAGTGTGGAATATCAAAACTTCTGGCCTCAACTTGCTGCTGGACACTGTCAGCAAGGAAGCTTTCATCGCATTAAAAAGAATGGCGATGACCTTTGGATAGAGGCGACATACTTTCCCATCGAGCAAGATGGCAAGATAGTGAAAGTGGTCAAAATCGCTTCCGATATAACCGCAGCAAAACACGCTGCAGACAGTCACAAAGCGGTATATGATGCCATCAATCGTTCTAGCGCGACCATAGAGTTTGAGAAAGACGGCACCATCATCACAGCAAACGATAACTTTTTAAAAACTATGGGCATCAATACAGTACAAGACATCATAGGCACGCACCATAGACAATTTTGTAAAGAAGACTTTTACCAAAAAAATCCAAATTTTTGGCAGGAGTTAGCCAGTGGTGACTTTAAATCAGGTCGTTTTGAGCGCGTCAATAAACAGGGTGAAACAATCTGGTTAGAAGCCACTTACAATCCTATTTTTGACGACAATGGTAAGGTCATCAAGGTATTAAAAGTCGCTTCTGACATTACGGCTCGAATTAACGAACAATTAGCGATTCAACATGCCGCTGAAGTGGCACATTCTACCTCAGTAGAAACCGCACAAGTATCAGAAAATGGTGCACGTATTTTACAACGCACAGTGGAAGCCTCGAACCAGATTGTCAGTGACATTGATGCGTCGACCAAACTGATCGAGAGCCTGAATCATCAATCCGAAGAAATTGCTAAGATAGTTACCACCATTGGTTCTATCGCTGATCAAACCAACTTATTGGCTCTAAATGCGGCGATTGAGGCAGCTCGCGCCGGCGAACAAGGCCGAGGTTTTGCGGTGGTTGCCGATGAAGTTCGTACCTTGGCTGCACGCACCAGTACTTCTACAGTAGAAATCGAAACTATGGTCGCACAGAACAGCGACTTAACTCGTCAGGCCAAAGCCAGTATGAATAAAGTCAGTGAACGATCAGACGAAAGCTCAAGGCTTATTGAAGAAGCAGCAGGTATCATTCAAGAAATTTTAACTGGCGCAGAACACGTAGCAGGAACTGTCAACAAATTACTCAACGAAAACCGAGACTGA
- a CDS encoding class III extradiol dioxygenase family protein: MANIIGAVTTSHIPAIANAMANKAEETPYWKPFFDGYPPVRKWLNEKKPDVIVLFYNDHGLEFFIDKKPTFAIGVADEYHNSDEGWGIATIPPVTGESELSWHIANSLVEDGFDMTICQEMKVDHGLTVPLSLMWPGNEYGHVKVIPVCINCEQHPMPQPKRCYALGQAIGKAIESFDSDMKVAIFGTGGLSHQLDGEAAGTLNRQFDIECMDKLVDTPEELTTYSNLDLVKIGGAQTVELNMWIAMRGVLRGKVTELHRNYHAPISNTGAGVLLLEHEMPAK, from the coding sequence ATGGCGAATATTATTGGTGCAGTAACAACGTCTCATATTCCTGCAATTGCCAATGCAATGGCAAATAAAGCTGAGGAAACACCTTATTGGAAGCCTTTCTTTGATGGTTACCCGCCAGTGCGTAAATGGCTAAATGAGAAAAAACCTGATGTGATTGTGCTTTTTTATAATGACCACGGTTTAGAGTTTTTTATTGATAAAAAACCGACCTTTGCGATTGGCGTGGCGGATGAATATCACAATTCAGATGAGGGTTGGGGTATCGCGACCATTCCTCCAGTAACGGGAGAGTCTGAGTTGTCTTGGCATATTGCCAACAGCCTAGTGGAAGATGGTTTTGATATGACCATTTGCCAAGAAATGAAGGTGGATCACGGTTTAACTGTGCCTCTCAGTTTGATGTGGCCAGGTAATGAATATGGCCATGTAAAAGTGATCCCGGTTTGTATCAATTGTGAGCAACATCCAATGCCACAACCTAAGCGTTGTTATGCTTTAGGGCAAGCAATTGGTAAGGCCATTGAGTCTTTTGATTCAGATATGAAAGTCGCTATTTTTGGGACGGGTGGTTTATCTCATCAATTGGATGGTGAGGCGGCTGGTACCTTGAACAGACAGTTTGATATTGAGTGCATGGATAAGCTTGTGGATACGCCAGAAGAGCTGACTACATACTCTAATCTCGATTTGGTTAAAATTGGTGGTGCGCAGACCGTTGAGCTCAATATGTGGATTGCGATGCGTGGCGTACTAAGAGGAAAAGTGACCGAATTGCATCGTAATTATCATGCGCCTATTTCCAATACCGGGGCTGGCGTATTATTGCTTGAACACGAGATGCCTGCTAAATAG
- a CDS encoding protocatechuate 4,5-dioxygenase subunit alpha, giving the protein MAANDTQEIPGTYLFDGKMAKKGYGLNKMCYSFNEQSARDEFKKDPDAYCAKFGLTEAQIKAIHERDIIGLLQQGGSIYYVAKFAGLLKLNMQDIGAIQTGMSVDEFKAMLEKRGSGEV; this is encoded by the coding sequence ATGGCAGCAAATGACACACAAGAAATTCCAGGCACTTATCTGTTTGACGGTAAAATGGCTAAGAAAGGCTATGGGTTGAACAAAATGTGTTACTCGTTTAATGAGCAATCGGCCCGTGACGAGTTTAAAAAAGACCCAGATGCTTATTGTGCCAAATTTGGTTTAACGGAAGCACAGATTAAGGCCATTCATGAGCGAGACATCATTGGACTCTTACAACAAGGCGGTAGCATTTATTATGTGGCTAAGTTTGCAGGTTTGTTAAAACTTAACATGCAAGATATTGGCGCCATTCAAACTGGTATGAGTGTCGATGAGTTCAAGGCCATGTTGGAAAAACGTGGCTCAGGAGAAGTATAA
- a CDS encoding amidohydrolase family protein — MMDKDYLPFHPNPSKPKYKAPAGAVDAHCHVFGPAEKFPYHPKRKYTPCDASKEQLFALRDHLGFSRNVIVQASCHSTDNSALLDALDTAGELARGVAFVDDTITHEELEKMHAAGVRGVRFNFVKRLVDSTPREVFFSIADKIRSFGWHIVVYFEAPDLEDLIPFLKALNTTIVVDHMGRPDVEKGVEHPDFQRFIDFMADNDNVWCKVSCPERLTLQAPDYSDVVPFAHRLVETFPERVLWGTDWPHPNMKTHVPDDGHLVDVIPLIAPTKELQQALLVDNPMRLYWQD; from the coding sequence ATGATGGATAAAGATTATCTTCCATTTCATCCAAACCCAAGCAAGCCCAAATATAAAGCGCCTGCTGGGGCAGTAGATGCACACTGTCACGTGTTCGGCCCAGCCGAGAAATTTCCTTATCATCCAAAGCGTAAATACACACCTTGTGATGCGTCAAAAGAGCAATTGTTTGCCCTGCGCGATCACCTTGGTTTCTCGCGCAATGTGATTGTGCAAGCGTCTTGTCATAGTACGGATAATTCTGCTTTGCTGGATGCTTTGGACACTGCAGGAGAGTTGGCACGAGGCGTTGCTTTTGTTGACGACACAATTACCCACGAAGAACTGGAAAAAATGCACGCAGCGGGTGTAAGAGGGGTACGTTTTAATTTTGTGAAACGTTTAGTGGATAGCACTCCTCGGGAGGTCTTCTTTTCCATCGCTGATAAAATTCGTTCATTCGGTTGGCACATTGTAGTGTATTTTGAAGCGCCTGATCTTGAAGATCTGATTCCGTTTTTAAAAGCGCTCAATACCACAATTGTGGTCGATCACATGGGACGTCCTGATGTTGAGAAAGGGGTGGAGCATCCTGACTTTCAACGTTTTATTGATTTCATGGCGGACAACGACAATGTATGGTGTAAGGTCAGCTGCCCTGAGCGTTTGACCTTGCAGGCACCAGATTATAGTGATGTGGTACCTTTTGCTCATCGTTTAGTTGAAACCTTTCCTGAGCGTGTGTTGTGGGGAACGGATTGGCCACATCCTAATATGAAAACGCACGTTCCAGACGATGGTCATCTTGTGGATGTGATTCCGTTGATCGCACCTACAAAAGAGTTGCAACAGGCTTTGCTGGTGGATAATCCAATGCGTTTGTATTGGCAAGACTGA
- a CDS encoding 4-oxalomesaconate tautomerase yields the protein MSNQGIACMWMRGGTSKGAYFLADDLPNNVAERDALLLRLMGSPDDRQIDGIGGADPLASKVAIVKKAQRDDVDVEYLFLQVFVDQAVVTDAQNCGNILAGVGPFAIERGLVNAQEGETSVRIFMENTQQVAVARVQVRAGQVEYQGDARIDGVPGYSAPVPIVFQDTAGSTCGALLPTGNVVDEVDGVSVTCIDNGMPVVVLKAADMGIKGTESREELEANEELRAKLESIRLQLGPRMNLGDVKDKSVPKMTMVSKPMQGGAISTRTFIPHRCHASIGVLGAVSVATAAILPGSPANEVAHYTDGEQLSLDVEHPIGAMTVILDKNAQGELETAAILRTARKLFDGQVFAHANNKSA from the coding sequence ATGTCTAACCAAGGCATTGCTTGCATGTGGATGCGGGGTGGCACTTCCAAAGGAGCCTATTTCCTTGCTGATGACCTACCGAATAATGTGGCGGAGCGAGATGCCCTATTGTTACGTTTGATGGGCTCTCCTGACGACAGACAAATTGATGGTATTGGCGGTGCTGATCCTCTGGCGTCCAAAGTTGCGATTGTGAAAAAAGCTCAGCGTGATGATGTGGACGTGGAATACTTGTTTCTGCAGGTTTTTGTCGATCAAGCTGTGGTGACTGATGCACAAAATTGCGGCAATATTTTGGCTGGTGTCGGGCCTTTTGCCATTGAACGTGGCTTAGTTAACGCCCAAGAGGGTGAGACTTCGGTACGTATTTTCATGGAAAATACGCAACAGGTGGCAGTCGCTCGTGTCCAAGTAAGAGCGGGGCAAGTAGAGTACCAAGGAGATGCTCGTATCGATGGGGTTCCCGGTTATTCCGCGCCAGTGCCTATTGTTTTTCAAGATACTGCAGGCTCTACTTGTGGGGCTTTATTGCCGACCGGTAATGTGGTCGATGAAGTCGATGGCGTATCAGTGACTTGTATCGATAATGGTATGCCCGTGGTGGTGTTAAAGGCCGCCGATATGGGGATTAAAGGTACGGAATCCAGAGAAGAACTGGAAGCCAACGAGGAATTAAGAGCTAAGTTGGAATCCATTCGTTTGCAGCTGGGGCCGCGCATGAATTTGGGCGATGTGAAAGATAAGTCGGTTCCCAAAATGACCATGGTGAGTAAGCCAATGCAAGGCGGTGCCATTTCAACTCGAACCTTTATTCCTCACCGTTGTCATGCTTCGATTGGCGTTTTGGGTGCCGTCAGTGTAGCCACAGCAGCGATTTTGCCCGGTTCTCCTGCAAATGAAGTGGCGCATTACACTGATGGTGAGCAATTGTCTTTGGACGTTGAACATCCGATTGGTGCCATGACTGTGATTTTAGATAAGAACGCCCAAGGGGAGTTGGAGACGGCGGCGATTCTACGTACTGCCAGAAAACTCTTTGATGGTCAGGTGTTTGCTCACGCTAATAACAAGTCTGCCTAA